GGAGTGTGGCCGGTATTCGATTGTTGTTTGTTAGGAATCTCGTAACGAGTATGGATATATACATGGCTGACTATGATCATGAAACGCCTCAAATGAcccaaatatatattcaacGGATGCTTGATATTAGAAATCAGAGCCAAGATGCTGCCACCACCTGACATTAATATCTCAATCGGTAGGCATTTCAGCATGTATCATTACTCGTCTTTCCAACTGCTAACTGCAGTACAGACCGTGGAGGGACATTCTGCGATGTCCTCGTCCAAGTCCCCGAAAGGGAAGAACTTGTCTTCAAACTACTTTCCGAGGACCCGCAGAACTACCGAGATGCACCGACAGAGGCCATTCGCAGAGCCCTGGAGATTATCGAAGGCAGAGAAATCCCTATTGGAGAGAAGCTTGATGGCTCCAGAATTGCATCATGTCGCGTCGGTACGACGATCGCCACAAACGCTCTGTTAGAAGGGAAGGGCAGGAAATTCGCtttcatcaccaccaagggATTCCGAGATATTTGCGTTATAGGTGACCAGTCGCGACCAAAGCTGTTTGCGCTCAAGGTGCGCAAGGCCGAGGCATTGCACTCCAAGGTTGTCGAGATCAATGAGCGAGTCACCATTGAAGATTATGACCTTAACCCCTTTCCACTGGATAAGTCGAGGGAGATTAGAGACCCCAGTCTTGTTCGCACAGTAAGCGGCGAGATTGTGCGTATTTTGAAGCCAATAGATCTAGAAGAGGCTCGACAAGCTCTTGAGAATCTCAGAGCAGATGGGTATACGTCTGTGGCTATCGCTTTTATGCACTCTTACGTTTATCCAAATCACGAAGATCAGGTAGCTGCGCTGGCAAAGGAAATGGGCTTTGACTATGTCACCACATCGCATGAAACTAGTCCTGTTATAAAATTTGAGCAACGTAGTAGCTCAGTCTGCTCTGAAGCCTACCTGTTTCCAATCGTCAAAGATTACGTCGCGGCATTTGAATCTGGGTTCAGCACACTACCTCGAAAGGTTGAGTTCATGAGTTCTGATGGCGGTCTGCGACAGGCTGTGAAGTTCCGAGGCAATGAGGCCTTGTTGAGTGGACCTGCAGGAGGAGTGGTCGGTATCGCCCGGACGTGCTTTGACAACGACGAAAAGACCCCTGTGCTTGGATTTGATATGGGCGGGACTAGTACGGATGTTTGTCGTTACGACGGCAAATATGACTATCTTACCGAGACAGTGGTGGCAGGCAGAAAGATCATTACCCCCATGCTCAATATAGCCACAGTTGCCGCGGGTGGTGGTTCAATGCTCTTTGCTCGTCATGGTCTCTTTGCGGTAGGCCCTGAAAGTGCAGGGGCACACCCAGGACCAGCTTGTTATCGCAAAGGGGGACCCTTGACTGTGACTGATGCCAATCTGTTCCTGGGACGCTTAGTCCCGTCCTCGTTCCCAGCGATATTTGGACCTGGAGCAAACATGCCCTTGGACTATGATATCACTCGGACGAAATTTGAAGAAATCACGCGTGAAGTCAATACGCAGACTTCGCAGAATCTCATTCCAGAAGAAGTCGCTCTGGGATTTCTTGATATTGCGAACGAAACGATGAGCCGTCCTATGCGTAATGCCACCGAAGTTCGCGGATTTGCTCCAAGTGCTCATGCCCTTGCTAGCTTTGGTGGTGCCGGCGGACAGCACGCGTGTGCCATTGCTGACAAGCTTGGGATTGAGAGGATAATCATCCATAAACACTCCTCGATTCTGTCAGCAGTGGGCATCTCACAAGCCGAGCTACAACTTGAAACATCCGCGCCATTTGCGGGTACATTTTCATTGGAGATTCTTCCCCGTCTTGAAGCCCAGATACAGACGCTGAAGGATAAAGTGCAAAAGGAGCTGATAGCTCAGGGTGCTTCGGCAGGCGATATTGAATACGAAGAGTCACTCAGCATGAGATATATTGGTACAGACACAAATATGACCATAGTTAAGCCAGACGATAGTGACTACGGAAAGAGCTTTGTGCAGACACATCTTCGTGAATTTGCCTTCATCTTGAGTCGCGATATTGCAGTAGACTCCATCAAGGTACGGGGAGTCGGCCGCAATCATACCTCAGACAGGAAAGTTTCGCCTTATATGCaggtggagaagctcaagaagaGAGATCAATACATACACTCGTCTAGTACACAGCGCGTCTATATTGACAATGGATGGCAGAATGCCCCAATCTACCACCTCAATAGTCTTTCACGTCCCAGCAAGCTGCATGGCCCTGCTCTCATCATCGATGCCACCCAGACTATATTTGTTGCACCACTATTTGATGCTTACATCCTCGAAAACCATGTGATTCTAGAAAAATCGGGAAACCAGGTTCCTGATGCATCTTTGGGGGAGGATGAAGCTATCAATCCGATCCAGCTCTCTATTTTCTCGCATCGTTTCATGTCTATCGCGGAGCAAATGGGCAACACTCTACAACGAACCTCCATTTCAACCAGTATCAAGGAACGACTGGACTTCTCCTGTGCCATCTTTTCGCGAGAAGGTAGGCTAGTTGCTAATGCCCCACATATCCCAATTCACCTAGGTAGTATGCAATACGCCATACAATATCAGCACCGCCTTTGGGACGGGAAGCTGAAGCCCGGCGATGTACTTTTAAGCAATCACCCAGAAGCAGGAGGTACACATCTGCCTGATCTTACTGTGATTACTCCTGTTTTTATACAGGACGGGGACTGCCAAACCCTGGCCTTCTACGTCGCGGCTCGCGGACATCATACTGATATCGGTGGACGCGGGATCACCTCTATGATGCCTGAGTCGAAAGAGCTATGGGAAGAGGGCATTAACGTCCGGTCCATGAAGATCGTCGACAGTGGGACCTTCCTAGAGGAAGACGTGCGACAAGCATTTTTGGATGCAGGCAATTTTCCCGGTTGCAGTCCAACCCGTCGTTTGCAAGACAACATCTCTGACATAAAAGCACAAATCTCGTCTAATCAGCGGGGAATAGTTCTCCTGCAGAAGCTTTGTCGGGAGTTTACCTTACCCATTGTCCATAAATACATGCATGCGATTCAGGCCAACGCAGAGGTAGCGGTAAGGAAGTACTTGAAAGGAGTTGCTCAGACACGAGAAATGCCATTGACAGCGACGGATTATTTCGACGACGGCACAATGCTCAAAGTCTCGATCACCATCGATGATACAGGGAGTGCTATATTCGATTGGGAGGGTACTGGACCGCAGATGTGGGGAAATTATAACTGCCCAATCTCTATCACGCATTCTGCAATCATCTACACGATACGATGTTTAATTGACGAGGATATTCCCCTTAATGACGGCTGTCTCGCCCCCATCACTATCAAGATCCCAAAGGGGTCCATCCTACGCCCGAATGCTAACGTTGCCATCTGCGGTAGCACACTGGCCAGTCAAAGAGTGATAGATACGATTCTACGCGCATTCAACTGTGTCGCGGCCTTCTCCGGTTGCGCTAACAGCTTTGGTTGGGGTGTGGGTGGAAAGAATCCTCATACTGGTGTTATCGAACCAGGATGGAACTACGGAGAAACCGTTGGAGGTGGATGTGGTGCTGGACCGAGTTGGGATGGTGAGCATGCCATTCAAGCACATTCTACCAACACCAAGATTACAGATCCAGAGGTCGTGGAGAAGAGGACGCCTGTGATTATTCGTCAACATGCTATCAGACATGGATCCGGTGGTTTAGGAGAGTATTGTGGTGGCAATGGTGCAGTCCGCGAAATTGAAGCTCGGGTACCCTTGAAATTCAGCATCTTAAGTGACCGCCGAATCTATCATCCCTACGGTATGAACGGAGGAGAGCCCGGGGATGTAGGCAGGAATTACGTTTTTAAATGGAACGAAGACAAGACTGTCCTTGAGAAGCTCTCCATTGGTGGTAAAGCTGCTCTAGGCTTGGATGCTGGGGAAATCATGCAGATAAATAGTCCAGGAGGTGGAGGTTGGGGAAGGATACGGCCACGTCAATGTCAATCAGGGCTAGAAGTGGGTGTGGATGAGCCCAAACCCTAACTAAACCCTATCCGACTCAGCTGCATAATGACAGCCTCACCTTTTCCCCCGCCCTGCTTTTCTCGGCTATGCTGGGGCTTATCCTAACCCTCTAGAGACTAGCATTAGTTTTAAATGGTACCTTTTGTGCTATGCCTATGGTTGGTCAACAATGCCTGACTAGTTATGCATGTTCTGGCCCCTCAGCCGCGCCAACGCACGGAGTAAGATAGAATCTCGCAGTAAGACTTCTCACCCACCTTTAAAAATCCTCAATGGTCTTGTCCTCAGGAAAGGCAACTTAAGCTTCTCCATATCAGCTCTAAAGAAATCACTGCATAATGCGTCAGGAGTTAAAAGCATGGGGAAGAGACGTGAAATCCCGTTTGCGCCACAGACCCAAAACACCCCAGCCTAGCAAAACAGGGATTCACGCTGACCCCACATCGTTGCCTCCTACAGCACCCGCAATCACCCAGCATAGCATCAACCAAGCCCAGGATTTATGGCAATCTGCGTTTGATCAACTAGACAGAAAGGAACAGCAAATTTTGTCAACGTTGAAATACGTTCCTATCCAAGAAGGAAACGGCGGTGAACAGAATGGAAATTCCCCAACCGAGGCCATAATCGAGAAAGTCATTCAGGGGACCAAACAACAATATGAAGGATACCAAAACGGGGGCATAAAGATCCGGAGGTCAACCGGCGAAGATATTGATCTTCGAAAGCTTTCCCGCAACATAATTGATGCAGCATTATCCTTCAAAGACATTGTTAGTGCCGTGGTGGCTTTTGATCCAAGTTGTTATGCAGCAAGCGCTTGGACAGTTGTCTCGCTTGGTTTGACGGTAAGCTATCGCGAAGTGCGAATTACTAGACAGCAAACCTAATAAGGAACCCACCCATAGATGACTCAAAATCGACTTGACCTGCGCGATGCCTTATTTGACTCTTCAGAGTATCTGGCAGATACCCTTGCCCGGTGTGCTTATGTTGAGAAAGCAATATACCGGAATGACGCTGGAAACAGAGCCGAAGTAGGACGCGCACTTATTGGTGTCTATAAAGTCATACTCCAATACGCAGCAGAGGTATTAACTGCTCAACAATCCAGTATTGGGAGGTGGATACAGGACACTATCACTGGAATCACCAAGCAACGCCTCGGGGAGCTCCAATCCTCTGTtaaagaacaagagcagTATTTGCATCAATGGGTTCAAATGGACCAACACTTGCGCCATAATGAGCAAGCGGAACTTCTCTTAAGCCAATGTGATAGAATTATAGAGTCTGTTCAAGCGCTTATCCAGAATTTCGGCCTTCCCATCGCAGAGGGAGCCAGTTATGACTCATATGATAATCAACATGAAGACAAATGTCTGCCCGAGACCCGGACTGAGCTTCGTCATCAGATCACACATTGGGCCGGGTCGCCGGAGGGTGAATGCATATTTTGGTTAAACGGTATGGCAGGCACAGGCAAGTCCACTATTGCCCGTACGGTTGCACAGTCCTTGAGAGAAAAGGGGCTGCTAGGAGCAAGCTTCTTTTTTAAGAAGGGTGAGGCGGAGCGTGGCAATGCCAAAAGGCTTATATCAACGGTTGCAAAACAATTGATTACCAGTAAGCGTCAGTTAGCACCAGGTATCCTGGCAGCGATTCAGAGCGATCCGGATATTGCGTCAAAAGCCCTCAGCGAACAGTTTGAcaagcttctccttcagcCACTAGTAAACCTGAGACTAGATGAGCCTACATCCACGGTGATTGTGATCGACGCATTAGATGAGTGTGAACAGGAAGAGGACATAAGAGTTCTTCTAGATATCCTGCCACAGGTGCAGAATTCCAAATCTTTACATTTGCGGATCTTGTTGACAAGCAGACCTGAACTTCCCATTCGGCTTGGCTTTCAGCATCTGGAACATCAGGACTTGGTGCTTCATGAGCTTCCCCGTCCAGTGATTGAACGCGATATACGGCTATTCCTCCAGGATCGGCTGGAGAAAATACAGAAGGAGCATTCACTGCCCCTTGGCTGGCCGGGTGAGAATATCACGGAGACTTTAGTGTCTAGATCCGTTCCTCTCTTTATCGTCGCCTCTACCATTTGTCGCTTTATTGGGGAGAAATATCAGGTACCGGAAGACCGTCTTGACGCAGTCCTCAACGATTCAGCCTCTACATCTGGCTCGCAGATGGAAAGGGTCTACCTACCGATATTGAACAAATTAGGGGGGAAGGCTGAAATGAGCAACTTTGCAAAAGAGCTACAGGATTTACTTGGGgttattattcttcttgcAGCGCCCCTTTCTGTTCGGGCTCTCGCACGACTTGTTAATagtcaggaaagaaaagtccacTCTCGCTTAGCTGCATTCCACTCCGTTGTTAGAGTACCTGACGACTGTGATGCACCGGTCCACATTCTACACTTATCATTCCGGGAATTTCTTCTTAACACAACGAGTATTTTCCATGTCAACGAAAAGGAATCACACCGGAAGATAGCATTACACTGC
This Aspergillus flavus chromosome 1, complete sequence DNA region includes the following protein-coding sequences:
- a CDS encoding Hydantoinase B/oxoprolinase-domain-containing protein, yielding MLPPPDINISIDRGGTFCDVLVQVPEREELVFKLLSEDPQNYRDAPTEAIRRALEIIEGREIPIGEKLDGSRIASCRVGTTIATNALLEGKGRKFAFITTKGFRDICVIGDQSRPKLFALKVRKAEALHSKVVEINERVTIEDYDLNPFPLDKSREIRDPSLVRTVSGEIVRILKPIDLEEARQALENLRADGYTSVAIAFMHSYVYPNHEDQVAALAKEMGFDYVTTSHETSPVIKFEQRSSSVCSEAYLFPIVKDYVAAFESGFSTLPRKVEFMSSDGGLRQAVKFRGNEALLSGPAGGVVGIARTCFDNDEKTPVLGFDMGGTSTDVCRYDGKYDYLTETVVAGRKIITPMLNIATVAAGGGSMLFARHGLFAVGPESAGAHPGPACYRKGGPLTVTDANLFLGRLVPSSFPAIFGPGANMPLDYDITRTKFEEITREVNTQTSQNLIPEEVALGFLDIANETMSRPMRNATEVRGFAPSAHALASFGGAGGQHACAIADKLGIERIIIHKHSSILSAVGISQAELQLETSAPFAGTFSLEILPRLEAQIQTLKDKVQKELIAQGASAGDIEYEESLSMRYIGTDTNMTIVKPDDSDYGKSFVQTHLREFAFILSRDIAVDSIKVRGVGRNHTSDRKVSPYMQVEKLKKRDQYIHSSSTQRVYIDNGWQNAPIYHLNSLSRPSKLHGPALIIDATQTIFVAPLFDAYILENHVILEKSGNQVPDASLGEDEAINPIQLSIFSHRFMSIAEQMGNTLQRTSISTSIKERLDFSCAIFSREGRLVANAPHIPIHLGSMQYAIQYQHRLWDGKLKPGDVLLSNHPEAGGTHLPDLTVITPVFIQDGDCQTLAFYVAARGHHTDIGGRGITSMMPESKELWEEGINVRSMKIVDSGTFLEEDVRQAFLDAGNFPGCSPTRRLQDNISDIKAQISSNQRGIVLLQKLCREFTLPIVHKYMHAIQANAEVAVRKYLKGVAQTREMPLTATDYFDDGTMLKVSITIDDTGSAIFDWEGTGPQMWGNYNCPISITHSAIIYTIRCLIDEDIPLNDGCLAPITIKIPKGSILRPNANVAICGSTLASQRVIDTILRAFNCVAAFSGCANSFGWGVGGKNPHTGVIEPGWNYGETVGGGCGAGPSWDGEHAIQAHSTNTKITDPEVVEKRTPVIIRQHAIRHGSGGLGEYCGGNGAVREIEARVPLKFSILSDRRIYHPYGMNGGEPGDVGRNYVFKWNEDKTVLEKLSIGGKAALGLDAGEIMQINSPGGGGWGRIRPRQCQSGLEVGVDEPKP
- a CDS encoding NACHT and WD40 domain protein; protein product: MRQELKAWGRDVKSRLRHRPKTPQPSKTGIHADPTSLPPTAPAITQHSINQAQDLWQSAFDQLDRKEQQILSTLKYVPIQEGNGGEQNGNSPTEAIIEKVIQGTKQQYEGYQNGGIKIRRSTGEDIDLRKLSRNIIDAALSFKDIVSAVVAFDPSCYAASAWTVVSLGLTMTQNRLDLRDALFDSSEYLADTLARCAYVEKAIYRNDAGNRAEVGRALIGVYKVILQYAAEVLTAQQSSIGRWIQDTITGITKQRLGELQSSVKEQEQYLHQWVQMDQHLRHNEQAELLLSQCDRIIESVQALIQNFGLPIAEGASYDSYDNQHEDKCLPETRTELRHQITHWAGSPEGECIFWLNGMAGTGKSTIARTVAQSLREKGLLGASFFFKKGEAERGNAKRLISTVAKQLITSKRQLAPGILAAIQSDPDIASKALSEQFDKLLLQPLVNLRLDEPTSTVIVIDALDECEQEEDIRVLLDILPQVQNSKSLHLRILLTSRPELPIRLGFQHLEHQDLVLHELPRPVIERDIRLFLQDRLEKIQKEHSLPLGWPGENITETLVSRSVPLFIVASTICRFIGEKYQVPEDRLDAVLNDSASTSGSQMERVYLPILNKLGGKAEMSNFAKELQDLLGVIILLAAPLSVRALARLVNSQERKVHSRLAAFHSVVRVPDDCDAPVHILHLSFREFLLNTTSIFHVNEKESHRKIALHCLRVMETGLKHNICGLPSYGTQRAEIDRQSIDNCLSAELQYSCRYWAYHLNQGRDQVYQTEVLPFLKGHFLHWLEAMSLMGLLSDVVNILNTLWSTAQSDLCLELSSFLRDAKLFVLRIIYICTDFPLQLYCSGLAFLPPSSIIYETFQESQRWVHVVPHTGGSWSAEFQSLKGHSADQSGLFPPDDQVLASGSKDNTINPWDYSNSVVSVDFSSNGQMIASGSKANTVKLWDPNTGQPLRVLEGHSDSVASVVFSFDSHMIASGSYDRTIKLWDSKTGKQLRTLDGHSDSVVSVAFSPDSQLVVSGSDDNTIKLWDSNTGQQLRTMRGHSDWVQSVAFSPDGQLVASGSYDNTIMLWDTNTGQHLRTLKGHSSLVGAVAFSPDGHMIASGSYDKTVKLWNTKTGQQLRTLEGHSGIVRSVTFLPDSQTVASGSYDSTIKLWDTTTGLELRTIRGHSGPVRSVSFSPDSPMITSGSYDNTIKLWDTKTGQHLRTLGDHSSPVTFSPESQTIESNSLLSVENHWVTFASEKVLWLPFDYLPFSGSKAEGNTLALWYADGRVCVLEFRAPVA